DNA sequence from the Pseudochaenichthys georgianus unplaced genomic scaffold, fPseGeo1.2 scaffold_1337_arrow_ctg1, whole genome shotgun sequence genome:
tggctctggtgcaggggtgcacataactggtacgcaagttatgtgcgtaatctgaaatgcgtaccgtcacttgtgtcacaaagcgcatttgcgtaccgacgtacttgtgaagcttttccagaaggcggttagatcaccggacgacagagtcggtctccttgtgcacagacaggctgctgttaacgtcggtctgtacaacggaactgagccaaccggctgcggagggagactccccccttcactggagaactgcgctaaaacagctgatcacaatgttcacactctgtggtcacgaagtactccactagcccccccaccccctctgtcgactttcctgaagtactccactagcccccccccctctgtcgactttcctgaagtactccccgttgatagaaatcaacacgtaatgaattaagaccccacggtttgatgattgataggtgtgtgggttgtctttcattttgacacgcagaaaaatgttataataaacatacatactgtatgttaaatggatatatccgccttctttcatttatctttccattcccacaacaatatacataaataaatggcatattttggacatagttcgaatggtgattaatcatgattaattaatttttaagctgtgattaatctgattaaaacatttaatcgtttgacagccctaatatatatatatatatatatatatattgctcccataaaatccccgggggtttttgctttgtatgtcgggggcgggagattcatgtgattggttgttggccgtgttgcttgaataaaatccccaagctccagacacgcccagctccaagctatttttgaagctgtagtgtggacgctccgttacagtcgctaagagaaggagagttgtgagtgcttaagctgtagtaacgtgtgattacaacgtcaggcagttgccgtgatcaagagttttaaaacgatcgattaagttaagataataagctatcagcaacagaacaggcacacgggatacccggaggtgacaacaacaacaacaacaaccggaagtgaCAACACGCTCACCGCAATAGTGGTCCGTGCGTTTACAGTGTTTGAATCATCACCCATATTATACTCATGTGTTGGGTTCTGAAAAGCATGACTTTGCACTttgctgcattgcatttgagcTGCCAACACTCGGACCACCTTTGCATTTCTCTGGGATCTGACTGGAGTCTTTCTGCATCCTCTTTACACTCAATTACCTTAAGACTTTAGTATCATCTGCAAACTGTTTCATCTCCGTCCACACTGAGCCAGGACAACACAGAGAGAACGGTACGCCTATTGTGTAAGTATACAAGCAGGCCACACGGTTTGATCACAAATACATAAACTctgtttttattaaaaagtaCTGCATGTGTTCTCAGCCTTGAGAAACTTGACATGTGTTGGGATGCGTCTGAAACTCTCTTTAGAGGTttaacaataaaacagatatttcAACGTGAGCCTACTTTGTTCATGTGCTGTTGAGGTTCATTTCAGTAGCTTTGTGCTATCATGTATTCacaaagtgtgaagaggaggcaactttagaatagggaaccTGTTCAGGTCCATTCGAGTTCAGGTCCATTctactagcttattggttatgaacgAGACTTCACTTTAGAATAGGGAACATATTCTTAGACAGAAATACCTCATTTTGAGTTGTTTAGActtaattaacacttatagtttcacGTCTTGTTCCATGAGAagagatcatatttgttaagtgttattatgggagaatcaCTATTCTTGTGCTCCtgctgccttattaggcccatattgagcagctCATATTGAGACCAGAACTCATAGACAACAACTTCCTGACTTGCAACAAATCAGCACTacttagagggttattgaggaaactctcaactaatggcttattaaATGTAGAatatgtagaataaggcattaatccgtgttttataatgactaataaagagccaataaactgctaatatgcatgttaattaacaactagttgatggttaatttgtgtaccttaatattgTGTTAccaataaaatattagttttatTCCTTAGATGCTAATCCAAATATTTGGAATttttagaaataaaataaaaatatcaatTAAAACAATTACAAACACGTTAGTAAAATACTTGTCTGTgtcatacaaataaaatataatgttgcaaaaacaataaaagaacAGTACACAAAGTAATAATAAATatctaaaacaaaaaaaggaaaataaaactTGTTTTTCTGACCAGTGAAAAATACAATAGATTatctaaataaataacaaaacaatTTATCCGTCATCTTTGTTGTTGAACTTCACTGTGGTGACGTATAGTAGACATTAAAATATGTTATACAAAGTTAAAGTTAAAAGATTACCAACATAATGAGAAACGCTCTGGAAATAATTAGTTAGAAACTAAGTAATAACTAAGAGATACTTATCCATGTTTTAACTCTTCATTTTGAGATACTAGCTCATTATTTGTGCGaaaccaagtcattgttttgagaTACTAAGTCTTTAATTTGACGATTACTAATAATATTTTCAATAATAAATATTTTGGCAAAATCTTGTAAATATTGTGGAATAAAATCTCATAATTTGTGGTTATTTTGAGATTCTAAAATATGAAATATACATTATTTTCTCATTATCACATGATGTTATTCCCCTCTCTTTGGCACAGTTGGTCTTCCATAAAGGGGCGGGGCTTAGGGTCTGCCTACTCTCTGCATGTTGGGAAACAAAACCAGCTTCTCTGATCCAACTGGGAATCTAACTCTAACTGGGACAGATTCACCGAATACcaggtaaatatatatatatatatatatatatacaaatacatgttatatatgtagttgttgttgttgtttgtgttcCTGCTGTTTGTTCTTCAGTTTTCTTTACATAACTTCGTCTAACGGGACTGCCAGTACTTTTCCTGCAGCTGGTGTCAACATGTGGAAGTACATTCACTTACAATGCAAGTTTTGTTTactataaatacaaatataataatgcAAGACTCATCAAAAACAAGCTCCAGGAGTATTATCAGATACATGTACTGTCAATACTATTAATTATACACAATGTCCCACTCAGAATGGTAAATATACATCATAACATAAACAGCATTTTAATGTAAAAGCTGTTGCAGATGAACTCCTCGTTATGACCAAGTGTTAATAAAGCTATAATACACAGTAAAGATGTATAAATAGAGTCATTTATTTAAGGTCATTTGGACAAAAAAATCggaaataaaagtacaatatttaacCCTTTGCTATACGAACTCAACTAAAGTACCTTTTGGTTTagtcaatttgcatatttataATATTCTATAAGCCTTTACTTTGATAAAAGAGGTGTTTGCAGGAGGTTATAGAGATACACCGATTCAAGTATCATTAATACATATTAATAAAAGGcatgaaaatgtacttttttaatTAGCATAACGCTCTGGTTCTCCTGTTCTGGTTCTCCGGTTCTCCTGTTCTCTGGTTATCTGGTTATCCTGTTCTCTGGTTCTCTGGTTCTGTGGTTCTCCTGTTCTGGTTCTCCTGTTCTCTGGTTCTGTGGTTCTCCTGTTCTGGTTCTCCTGTTCTCTGGTTCTCTGGTTCTCCTGTTCTCTGGTTCTGTGGTTATCTGGTTCTCCTGTTCTCTGGTTCTGTGGTTCTCCTGTTCTGGTTCTCCTGTTCTCCTGTTCTCTGGTTATCCTGTTCTCCTGTTCTCTGGTTCTCCTGTTCTCCGGTTCTCTGGTTCTCCTGTTATCTGGTTCTCCTGTTCTCCTGTTCTCTGGTTCTCTGGTTCTCTGGTTCTCTGGTTCTCTGGTTCTCCTGTTCTCTGGTTCTCCTGTTCTCTGGTTCTCTGGTTCTCCTGTTCTCTGGTTCTGTGGTTCTCCTGTTCTGGTTCTCCTGTTCTCCTGTTCTCTGGTTCTGTGGTTCTCCTGTTCTGGTTCTCTTGTTCTCTGGTTCTCCTGTTCTCTGGTTCTCCTGTTCTCTGGTTCTCCTGTTCTCTGGTTCTCCTGTTCTCCTGTTCTGGTTCTCCTGTTCTGGTTCTCCTGTTCTCTGGTTCTCCTGTTCTCCTGTTCTGTGGTTCTCCTGTTCTGGTTCTCCTGTTCTCCTGTTCTCTGGTTATCCTGTTCTCTGGTTCTCCGGTTCTCTGGTTCTCCTGTTCTCTGGTTCTCCTGTTCTCTGGTTCTCTGGTTCTCCTGTTCTCTGGTTCTGTGGTTCTCCTGTTCTGGTTCTCCTGTTCTCTGGTTCTGTGGTTCTCCTGTTCTGGTTCTCCTGTTCTCTGGTTCTCCTGTTCTCTGGTTCTCCTGTTCTCCTGTTCTGGTTCTCCTGTTCTGGTTCTCCTGTTCTGGTTCTCCTGTTCTCTGGTTCTCCTGTTCTCTGGTTCTCCTGTTCTCCTGTTCTGGTTCTCCTGTTCTGGTTCTCCTGCTCTCTGGTTCTCCTGTTCTCCTGTTCTCTGGTTCTCCTGTTCTCTGGTTATCTGGTTCTGTGGTTCTCCTGTTCTCCTGTTCTGGTTCTCCTGTTCTGGTTCTCCTGTTCTGGTTCTCCTGTTCTCTGGTTCTCCTGTTCTCTGGTTCTCCTGTTCTCCTGTTCTGGTTCTCCTGTTCTGGTTCTCCTGCTCTCTGGTTCTCCTGTTCTCCTGTTCTCTGGTTCTCCTGTTCTCTGGTTATCTGGTTCTCTGGTTCTCCTGTTCTCCTGTTCTGGTTCTCCTGTTCTGGTTCTCCTGTTCTCTGGTGCTCCTGTTCTCTGGTTCTCCTGTTCTCCTGTTCTGGTTCTCCTGTTCTGGTTCTCCTGCTCTCTGGTTCTCCTGTTCTCCTGTTCTCTGGTTCTCCTGTTCTCTGGTTATCTGGTTCTGTGGTTCTCCTGTTCTCCTGTTCTCTGGTTCTGTGGTTCTGCAGGTGATGgcgtgacccccccccccccagtgatGGAAGGTGTTGTGGTGTGGTTCTTCCAGCTGTGGATGTTTGTGGTTCTGTTCCTCATCATGTTACCCGCCATGTTCGGCCTCTCTCTGGGGGTCACCGGGGTCTACATCCAGGGCCTGGTCCACATCCTGGAggtaacatgtgtcccctcttctccatgtctcttctacatca
Encoded proteins:
- the LOC139433215 gene encoding uncharacterized protein translates to TGEPQNQRTGEPEQENHRTREQENQRTREQENQRTGEPENRRTREQDNQRTGEQENQNRRTTEQENRRTREQENQNRRTRTGEQENQRTGEPENRRTREQENQRTREPEQENHRTREQENRRTRTGEPQNQRTGEPENQRTGEPENRRTREPENQRTREPENRRTGEPDNRRTREPENRRTREQENRITREQENRRTRTGEPQNQRTGEPDNHRTREQENQRTREQENQNRRTTEPENRRTRTGEPQNQRTREQDNQITREQENRRTRTGEPERYAN